One window from the genome of Amphiprion ocellaris isolate individual 3 ecotype Okinawa chromosome 23, ASM2253959v1, whole genome shotgun sequence encodes:
- the mta2 gene encoding metastasis-associated protein MTA2: MAANMYRVGDYVYFENSSSNPYLIRRIEELNKTANGNVEAKVVCLFRRRDISGNLNTLADSNAREFEEESKQPTLSEQQKHQLKHRELFLSRQFESLPATHIRGKCNVTLLNETDVLTGYLEKEDCFFYSLVFDPVQKTLLADQGEIRVGSKYQAEIPDKLAEGESDNRVQEKLETKVWDPNNQLKDPQIDQFLVVARAVGTFARALDCSSSIRQPSLHMSAAAASRDITLFHAMDTLQKNNYDLAKAMSTLVPQGGPVLCRDEMEEWSASEAMLFEEALEKYGKDFNDIRQDFLPWKSLASVVQFYYMWKTTDRYIQQKRLKAAEADSKLKQVYIPTYTKPNPNQIMVPGSKPGMNGASGFQKGLSCESCHTAQSPQWYAWGPPNMQCRLCASCWIYWKKYGGLKTPTQLEGAARAGSEPGPRSHMTRQEVQGMSPFTRNEGRAKLLAKNRQTFILQTTKLTRIARRVCEDILQPRRAARRPYASINANAVKAECMIRLPKATKTPLKSKLVPRQSLAAIVKDLAISAPLKLKASRGPPTPINRNQASQPRVGQSLLGKRGFDSTTGVPYPTNGRPYTSGMRTTSQSVIKRQKVSQGEAPNPVVFVATKDTRALRKHLTQSEMRRAARKPHLLVRIKLPPPPRSLAMPLLPSSTSEPIVLED, encoded by the exons ATTACGTGTACTTTGAGAACTCCTCCAGTAACCCTTACCTGATTCGAAGAATAGAAGAGCTCAACAAG ACAGCCAATGGGAATGTGGAAGCGAAGGTGGTGTGTCTGTTCAGGAGGCGAGACATCTCAGGCAACCTCAACACTCTGGCTGACAGCAATGCAA gAGAATTTGAGGAGGAGTCGAAGCAGCCGACACTGTCTGAACAACAGAAACACCAGCTCAAACACAGAGAACTCTTCTTGTCTCGACAATTTGAATCTCTACCTGCTACTCACATACG GGGGAAATGTAACGTCACTCTCCTCAATGAAACCGACGTTTTGACTGGATACCTGGAGAAAGAA GACTGTTTCTTCTACTCGTTGGTGTTCGACCCTGTTCAGAAGACCCTCCTGGCAGACCAGGGCGAGATCCGAGTCGGCTCTAAGTACCAGGCTGAAATTCCTGACAAGCTAGCAGAGG GTGAATCAGACAACCGGGTCCAGGAAAAGCTGGAGACCAAGGTGTGGGACCCCAACAACCAACTCAAAGACCCTCAGATTGACCAGTTCTTGGTGGTGGCAAG AGCTGTGGGGACGTTTGCTCGGGCCCTGGACTGCAGCAGCTCCATCCGCCAGCCCAGCCTCCACATGAGTGCAGCTGCAGCCTCCAGAGACATCACACTG TTCCATGCTATGGACACATTGCAGAAGAACAACTATGACCTGGCCAAGGCCATGTCCACCCTAGTTCCTCAGGGGGGTCCGGTGCTGTGCCGTGATGAGATGGAGGAGTGGAGTGCCTCTGAGGCCATGCTGTTTGAAGAGGCTCTGGAAAAATACGGCAAAGACTTTAATGATATCCGCCAGGATTTT cTGCCGTGGAAGTCACTAGCCAGCGTGGTCCAGTTCTACTACATGTGGAAGACCACCGACCGCTACATCCAACAG AAACGACTAAAGGCAGCAGAGGCAGATAGCAAGCTGAAGCAGGTGTACATCCCCACCTA CACCAAACCCAACCCCAATCAGATTATGGTGCCAGGCAGCAAGCCTGGAATGAATGGGGCATCAGGCTTTCAGAAAGGACTCAGCTGTGAGAGCTGCCATA CGGCCCAGTCTCCACAGTGGTATGCCTGGGGACCCCCAAACATGCAATGCCGACTGTGCGCCTCCTGCTGGATCTACTGGAAGAAGTACGGAGGTCTGAAGACCCCCACACAGCTAGAGGGTGCTGCTAGAGCTGGCTCT GAACCAGGCCCCCGCAGTCACATGACCCGTCAGGAGGTCCAGGGCATGTCACCGTTCACCCGCAATGAGGGTCGAGCCAAACTGCTGGCCAAGAACCGCCAGACCTTCATTCTGCAGACCACCAAGCTGACCCGCATTGCCCGGCGGGTGTGTGAGGATATCCTGCAGCCGCGGCGTGCAGCACGACGGCCCTACGCCTCAATCAATGCCAACGCTGTCAAGGCTGAAT GTATGATCAGGCTGCCCAAAGCCACAAAAACTCCTCTAAAGAGCAAGCTGGTGCCTCGACAGTCACTGGCCGCCATAGTGAAGGATTTAG CCATTTCAGCTCCTCTGAAACTGAAGGCATCCAGAGGACCTCCAACACCTATCAACAGGAACCAGGCCAGCCAGCCTCGAGTGGGCCAAAGCCTGCTGGGAAAGCGAGGCTTCGATAGT ACTACAGGTGTGCCATACCCAACCAATGGTAGGCCATATACTTCAGGTATGAGGACCACCTCCCAGTCGGTCATCAAGAGGCAGAAAGTCAGCCAGGGTGAAGCTCCCAACCCTGTAGTGTTTGTTGCTACAAAGGACACCAG AGCCCTGAGGAAACATCTGACCCAATCAGAGATGCGCCGGGCGGCAAGGAAACCTCACCTCCTGGTCCGGATCAagctgccaccaccaccccGCTCCCTGGCCATGCCCCTCCTGCCCTCCAGCACCAGCGAACCCATCGTCCTGGAGGACTGA
- the cth1 gene encoding cysteine three histidine 1 has translation MLETSSDDLFLPSSQDEELVDNLLSSEESDVHSDGGSLSLAKALLPLAETSSPPLIPWVCSTRYKTELCTSYSASGFCKYAERCQFAHGLHELHVPFRHPKYKTELCRSYHTTGYCYYGSRCLFVHNPTEQRPTLRRRRNVACRTFRSFGVCPFGSRCNFLHVEGGGVGSSVEVNEEKTAPAPSCQLQPPTKEWKPRGVLCRTFSSFGFCLYGTRCHFQHVLPNKLKTSNQNQSSPGSSGLPSSTSPKSSTSSSPSSTSPLATPSSDATAHNAFTFSSEHLNDLLLPLALHLQQLEHTKAQEMWDNRGL, from the exons ATGCTTGAG accaGTAGTGATGACTTGTTCCTGCCCTCCTCTCAAGATGAGGAGCTGGTTGACAACCTGCTTTCCAGTGAGGAGTCAGATGTGCACAGTGATGGTGGGAGCCTCTCCCTGGCCAAAGCCCTGCTCCCCCTGGCAGAgacctcctctcctccccttaTCCCCTGGGTCTGCTCCACCCGCTACAAGACCGAACTCTGCACCAGCTACTCCGCTTCTGGTTTCTGCAAGTACGCTGAGCGCTGCCAGTTCGCCCACGGCCTCCATGAGCTCCATGTTCCCTTCCGCCACCCAAAGTATAAGACTGAACTGTGTCGCAGCTACCACACTACAGGCTACTGTTACTACGGCAGCCGATGCCTGTTCGTTCACAACCCAACAGAGCAGCGCCCCACCCTCCGTCGCCGTAGGAACGTCGCTTGTCGCACCTTCCGTTCCTTTGGGGTTTGCCCCTTTGGCAGCCGTTGTAACTTCCTGCATGTCGAGGGTGGAGGTGTGGGCAGCAGTGTGGAGGTGAATGAGGAGAAGACTGCGCCTGCTCCCAGCTGTCAACTCCAGCCACCGACCAAGGAGTGGAAGCCTCGAGGAGTGCTGTGCCGTACCTTCAGCTCCTTTGGATTCTGCCTGTATGGAACTCGCTGTCACTTCCAGCATGTCCTCCCCAACAAGCTTAAaacctccaaccagaaccaaaGTTCGCCGGGCAGTTCGGGTTTACCTTCCTCCACCTCACCGAAGTCTTCAacctcctcttctccctcatCAACCTCTCCTCTTGCCACTCCATCTTCAGATGCCACAGCCCACAATGCTTTTACCTTTTCTAGTGAGCACCTAAATGACTTGCTACTGCCCCTGGCCctccatctgcagcagctggagcatACCAAAGCTCAGGAAATGTGGGACAACAGGGGGCTCTAA